A single window of Mangifera indica cultivar Alphonso chromosome 18, CATAS_Mindica_2.1, whole genome shotgun sequence DNA harbors:
- the LOC123201583 gene encoding glutamic acid-rich protein-like, with translation MMAQKHLHELLQEDQEPFELKNYIADRRCQLKGPSPNTQLQLKKRKPISQKSKFPSNFCQNACFFSFHDEPEPRKSPPFEFPSPVKSPCRSPNNMFPHLPARTAALLLEAALRIQKQKSQNKNSSVGLFGSIKKKLKHGIGTRKRESSSEGNTLSVRDNLRWDSKIKQVKEQMMRVKDKSAFKVRTNGRGSSAAWSESNKDNQSLDLDLDTSCSSQLSENFEKEVEFDCNEKENIDFASCEKHFCESPFSFVLQRSPSSGSRTPDFSSPATFPSRLTHSREDKESNHQEIEVLKKFQVGAEEKEGEEEEEEEKEQCSPVSVLDPPFEDNDEGNDDEDEDEDDDDHVDMECSYALVQRTKQQLLHKLHRFERLAELDPIKLEKRMLKQKDDENDYDIYELDGAEENEDYEIESSEGEKNIDEFVKEVSTKFSFNNVHQIPDAMKRLVIDIVTEEEKEDNCCVNREVIGKRVCRRLELRKENESNTIEMMVEEELRREVDDWNKYKEQVGETTTEIEIAILGLLIEELSEELGDFNKFVVI, from the exons ATGATGGCACAGAAACACTTACACGAGCTTCTACAAGAAGATCAAGAACCGTTCGAACTCAAGAACTACATTGCTGACAGGCGTTGTCAACTCAAAGGACCATCGCCAAATACTCAGTTACAGCTCAAGAAACGTAAACCCAtttcacaaaaatcaaaatttccttcAAATTTTTGCCAGAATGCttgttttttctcctttcatGACGAGCCAGAGCCCAGAAAATCTCCGCCTTTTGAATTTCCATCTCCTGTTAAAAGCCCTTGTAGAAGTCCTAACAATATGTTTCCTCATCTCCCGGCAAGAACCGCTGCTTTGCTTCTTGAAGCGGCTCTTAGGATTCAGAaacaaaaatctcaaaacaaaaACAGCAGTGTTGGTTTATTTGGGTCCATAAAGAAAAAACTCAAGCATGGAATTGGAACGAGGAAGCGTGAAAGCTCTTCTGAAGGTAATACGCTCTCAGTTAGGGATAATCTGAGATGGGATTCGAAGATTAAGCAAGTTAAAGAACAAATGATGCGTGTGAAGGACAAAAGTGCTTTTAAGGTAAGAACAAATGGGAGAGGCAGCAGTGCGGCTTGGTCTGAAAGTAATAAAGACAATCAATCTTTAGATTTGGATTTAGATACCTCATGTAGTAGTCAGTTGTCCGAGAATTTCGAAAAAGAGGTTGAATTTGATtgcaatgaaaaagaaaacatagattTTGCTTCTTGTGAGAAGCACTTCTGCGAAAGCCCTTTTAGTTTTGTGCTCCAAAGAAGTCCTTCCTCCGGTAGCCGGACGCCGGATTTCTCGTCGCCGGCAACATTCCCTAGTCGCCTCACCCACTCAAGAGAG GACAAAGAGAGTAATCATCAGGAGATTGAGGTGTTAAAGAAATTCCAAGTAGGAGCAGAAGAGAAagagggagaagaagaagaagaagaagaaaaggaacaATGCAGTCCTGTATCAGTACTGGACCCTCCATTTGAGGACAATGATGAAGGAAATgacgatgaagatgaagatgaagatgatgatgaccATGTTGATATGGAATGCAGCTATGCTCTTGTACAGA GAACGAAGCAGCAACTATTGCACAAACTTCATAGGTTTGAAAGACTTGCAGAGTTGGATCCTATCAAACTCGAGAAAAGAATGCTGAAACAAAAGGATGATGAAAATGACTATGATATCTATGAGCTAGATGGGGCAGAGGAAAATGAAGATTATGAAATAGAGTCCAGCgagggagaaaaaaatattgatgaATTTGTTAAAGAAGTTTCCACCAAATTCAGCTTCAATAACGTGCATCAAATTCCTGACGCGATGAAGAGATTGGTGATAGATATAGTCAcggaggaagaaaaagaagataattgTTGTGTCAACAGAGAAGTAATAGGGAAGAGGGTTTGTCGAAGGTTGGAGTTGCggaaagaaaatgaatcaaacacCATTGAGATGATGGTGGAAGAAGAGCTTAGAAGAGAGGTTGATGATTGGAATAAATATAAGGAGCAGGTAGGAGAAACAACAACAGAGATTGAAATTGCTATACTTGGATTATTGATAGAGGAATTATCAGAGGAGCTTGGTGATTTCAACAAGTTCGTGGTTATCTAA